The Pan troglodytes isolate AG18354 chromosome 1, NHGRI_mPanTro3-v2.0_pri, whole genome shotgun sequence genome includes a region encoding these proteins:
- the ETV3L gene encoding ETS translocation variant 3-like protein, with product MHCSCLAEGIPANSGNWISGLAFPDWAYKAESSPGSRQIQLWHFILELLQKEEFRHVIAWQQGEYGEFVIKDPDEVARLWGRRKCKPQMNYDKLSRALRYYYNKRILHKTKGKRFTYKFNFSKLIVVNYPLWEVRAPPSPHLLLGAPALCRPALVPVGVQSELLHSMLFAHQAMMEQLTGQQTPRGPPEASGDKKGSSSSVYRLGSAPGPCRLGLCCHLGSVQGELPGVASFTPPLPPPLPSNWTCLSGPFLPPLLSEQQLPGAFKPDILLPGPRSLPGAWHFPGLPLLAGLGQGAGERLWLLSLRPEGLEVKPAPMMEAKGCLDPREVFCPETCRLKTGEESLTSPKLENLKAVWPLDPP from the exons ATGCACTGCAGCTGCTTGGCTGAGGGCATCCCAGCCAACTCCGGCAACTGGATCTCAG GGTTGGCCTTCCCTGACTGGGCCTACAAAGCCGAGTCGTCCCCAGGCTCCCGGCAGATCCAGCTGTGGCACTTCATCCTGGAGCTGCTGCAGAAGGAAGAGTTCCGCCATGTCATCGCCTGGCAGCAGGGAGAGTACGGGGAATTTGTCATCAAGGATCCAGATGAGGTGGCCCGCCTCTGGGGCCGCAGGAAATGCAAACCACAGATGAATTATGACAAGCTGAGCCGGGCCCTCAG ATATTACTACAATAAGAGGATCCTGCATAAGACCAAAGGCAAAAGGTTCACATACAAGTTCAACTTCAGCAAGCTCATCGTAGTCAACTATCCTTTGTGGGAAGTGCGGGCGCCGCCATCCCCCCACTTGCTGCTGGGGGCCCCTGCCCTGTGTCGGCCAGCGCTGGTGCCCGTGGGTGTGCAGAGTGAG CTCCTGCACAGCATGCTATTTGCCCATCAGGCCATGATGGAGCAGCTGACAGGACAGCAGACCCCCCGAGGGCCACCAGAGGCCTCTGGGGATAAGAAGGGGAGCAGCAGCAGCGTCTACC gaCTTGGCTCTGCCCCAGGCCCCTGCCGGCTGGGCCTTTGCTGCCATTTGGGGAGCGTCCAAGGCGAGCTGCCTGGTGTTGCCTCCTTCACtcctcccctcccgccccctctgcCCTCCAACTGGACCTGTCTCTCGGGGCCCTTCTTGCCTCCTCTCCTGTCAGAGCAGCAGCTCCCAGGGGCTTTTAAGCCAGACATCCTGCTCCCAGGACCTAGGAGCCTCCCAGGGGCCTGGCATTTTCCAGGGCTTCCTCTCTTGGCAGGGCTGGGACAGGGTGCGGGTGAGAGGCTTTGGCTCTTGTCCCTCAGGCCCGAGGGGCTGGAAGTAAAGCCTGCTCCCATGATGGAGGCAAAGGGATGCCTGGATCCCAGGGAGGTCTTCTGCCCAGAGACCTGCAGACTCAAAACTGGGGAGGAAAGCCTTACTTCCCCCAAACTGGAGAACCTCAAAGCAGTGTGGCCCTTGGATCCTCCTTAA